In Deferribacteraceae bacterium V6Fe1, one genomic interval encodes:
- the hutC gene encoding histidine utilization repressor, with protein sequence MIPSYVKIKKFIVDSIQSASLKPGDRVFSENELAKKFKVSRMTANKAINELVSDGFLVRIQGKGTYVAGESRVSEILEIKNIKEEISQLGKKYSVRVYSIDDIKADSTISKIMGVKLGENIYHGIFVHLADGVPFQLEERYVNKKLAPDFIKCDFFSETPHEYLMKTIPLSEAEHIVQAVLPDENVRQLLGISSNTPCLCLTRRTWFDDTVVTYAKFVSPGDRYKIGTKFKFNQHGSIVRKSVNLEAK encoded by the coding sequence ATGATTCCAAGTTATGTTAAAATAAAAAAATTTATTGTTGATAGTATTCAATCTGCCAGCTTGAAACCAGGAGACAGAGTATTTTCAGAAAATGAGCTTGCAAAAAAATTTAAAGTAAGTCGGATGACTGCAAATAAAGCGATAAATGAGCTTGTGTCGGATGGTTTCTTAGTGAGAATTCAAGGGAAAGGGACTTATGTGGCAGGGGAAAGTAGAGTCTCAGAAATTTTGGAAATTAAAAATATCAAGGAGGAGATATCCCAACTTGGCAAAAAATACTCGGTTAGAGTTTATAGTATAGATGATATAAAAGCTGACTCAACTATCAGTAAAATAATGGGGGTAAAACTTGGGGAAAATATATATCACGGAATATTTGTCCATTTGGCTGATGGAGTCCCTTTTCAATTAGAAGAAAGATATGTTAACAAAAAATTGGCACCTGATTTTATAAAATGTGATTTTTTTAGTGAAACTCCCCACGAATACCTTATGAAAACAATACCTCTAAGTGAAGCGGAACATATCGTGCAGGCAGTGTTGCCGGATGAAAATGTCAGACAACTTTTAGGTATATCTTCAAACACCCCTTGCCTGTGTCTGACACGTCGAACATGGTTTGATGATACCGTAGTGACATATGCAAAGTTTGTTTCACCCGGAGACAGATACAAGATAGGGACTAAATTTAAGTTTAATCAGCATGGTTCAATTGTTAGAAAATCGGTCAATTTGGAGGCAAAATGA
- a CDS encoding AI-2E family transporter, whose amino-acid sequence MRTVKIEISIRQLFLLVFLFLLFLVINRLKDILTVFAVSILLAYLFDPLIDFMEKKRMGRTFSILVVFTFFSIICGLVVIFLFPIFYSELMTIINNFPKYFQIFSAKFEVYAKSVNPQFDINMLKDFIVGKFDVISKFLLSFTKNFTSSVYGIFQSFFNIMIIPILVFYFLKDFDLIKDKFFKIANKNFGNLNIENSFYEFNEIISRYFRGQLLVVSFLGISYSSLLVIIGIDGGLLIGVISGILSFIPYFGFLVGFVSSIVMSYLQFGDFLHPMYILIGFTVIQFIESNIVTPKFVGKSLGLHPTAVIFSLMVGGYLLGLGGMIFSLPVAAFLKIYLKRKFV is encoded by the coding sequence ATGAGAACGGTTAAAATTGAGATAAGCATTAGACAACTTTTTTTGCTGGTTTTTCTGTTTTTACTTTTTCTTGTTATAAACAGGTTAAAGGATATACTGACAGTATTCGCCGTGTCAATTTTGCTTGCCTACCTTTTCGACCCTCTTATCGACTTTATGGAAAAGAAGAGGATGGGGCGCACTTTCTCCATATTGGTTGTATTTACATTTTTTTCAATTATATGTGGCTTAGTTGTTATATTTCTGTTTCCGATTTTTTATTCCGAACTTATGACAATAATTAACAATTTCCCGAAATATTTTCAGATTTTTTCAGCAAAGTTTGAAGTTTACGCAAAAAGTGTAAATCCACAGTTTGATATAAACATGCTAAAAGACTTTATAGTGGGAAAATTTGATGTGATTTCGAAGTTTTTGCTTTCTTTTACAAAGAATTTTACATCTTCCGTCTACGGTATTTTTCAATCTTTTTTCAATATTATGATTATACCGATATTGGTTTTTTATTTTTTAAAGGATTTTGATTTGATAAAAGATAAATTTTTTAAAATCGCCAATAAAAATTTTGGGAATCTGAATATAGAAAATTCATTTTACGAATTTAACGAAATTATCAGCAGGTATTTCAGAGGGCAGCTTCTTGTGGTGTCTTTTCTTGGGATAAGCTATTCTTCTTTGTTGGTAATTATTGGCATAGACGGCGGACTTTTGATAGGGGTAATATCTGGCATATTGAGCTTTATCCCTTATTTTGGCTTTTTGGTTGGTTTCGTATCTTCGATTGTAATGTCTTATTTGCAATTCGGTGATTTTCTTCATCCGATGTATATCTTAATAGGTTTTACCGTTATTCAATTTATAGAAAGTAATATTGTTACCCCTAAATTTGTAGGAAAATCATTGGGACTGCATCCGACTGCCGTGATATTTTCTTTGATGGTGGGAGGGTATCTGCTTGGACTTGGCGGGATGATTTTTTCCTTACCCGTTGCAGCATTCCTCAAAATTTATCTTAAAAGAAAATTTGTGTAA
- a CDS encoding AhpC/TSA family protein, protein MSLNKMLSDFKNERLKEIPEEIKVMMKKATDDLIASKIEEKLPKVGDLAVDFSLKNHLNEDVTLSKAVTDKFVILTFYRGGWCPYCNLQLNYLNSRLQDFKGLNAELVAVSPELPDYADKTINRHDIKFQVLSDIDNVVAKKYNLVFKLPDELVKLYLKLGHNLSAYNGNDKAEIPVPATFVINSDMKIIYSFGKADYTVRAEPDDIIEAIKGNK, encoded by the coding sequence ATGAGTTTAAATAAGATGTTGTCTGATTTTAAAAATGAGAGACTTAAAGAGATACCTGAAGAGATAAAGGTAATGATGAAAAAAGCGACCGATGATTTGATAGCCTCAAAGATTGAGGAAAAATTGCCAAAAGTGGGTGATTTGGCTGTGGATTTTTCACTGAAAAACCATTTAAACGAAGATGTTACGTTATCAAAAGCAGTAACGGATAAATTTGTGATTTTGACATTTTACAGAGGCGGGTGGTGTCCATATTGTAATTTACAGCTTAATTATCTTAATAGCAGACTGCAAGACTTTAAAGGCTTGAACGCAGAATTGGTGGCTGTTTCTCCCGAATTGCCGGACTATGCGGATAAGACAATTAACAGACATGATATAAAATTTCAGGTTTTGTCTGATATAGACAATGTAGTGGCCAAAAAATATAATCTTGTATTTAAACTCCCCGATGAGCTTGTAAAACTTTACTTAAAGTTAGGGCATAATTTGAGTGCTTATAACGGTAATGATAAGGCTGAAATACCAGTGCCTGCCACTTTTGTGATAAATAGCGATATGAAAATAATATATAGCTTTGGCAAGGCAGACTACACTGTAAGGGCGGAGCCTGATGATATAATTGAGGCTATAAAAGGGAACAAATAG
- a CDS encoding IS256 family transposase, with translation MFIDKDEIRKLFKEGKLNTQEDLQSILSSIIKDVVETIYEGELTELLGYSRYDKSSKETNNSRNGYSNKKVKSNYGEIELSVPRDRNGEYDPKIVKKRQTDITGIEEHIISMYAKGMTTRDIQAHMESLYGLEFSAEAISRITDKVLERAKEWQNRPLEPIYAIVFLDALFYKMRLDGVIKNVAVYAIIGITLEGKKECLGIWIMETESAKFWLSVLNELKNRGVEDVLIFSIDGLPGLNEAIRAVYPESEIQRCIVHQVRNSLKFVSYKDRKELARGLKAIYTSPTEETGRIELDRLNEKWGKKYPNVIKSWETNWLELSTLFKYPPEVRKLIYTTNPIESFNSKLKKVTKNRGVFPTEESLFKLLYLAINDISSKWNGRIRDWSKIYPQLYIYFQERIDRFTNG, from the coding sequence ATGTTTATCGACAAGGATGAAATAAGAAAATTGTTTAAAGAAGGTAAGCTTAATACCCAAGAAGATTTGCAATCGATATTATCTTCAATTATTAAGGATGTAGTAGAGACAATTTATGAGGGAGAATTAACAGAATTATTAGGTTATTCCCGTTATGACAAATCATCCAAAGAAACAAACAATTCACGAAACGGTTACAGCAATAAGAAAGTAAAATCAAATTATGGAGAGATAGAATTATCGGTTCCAAGAGACCGTAATGGAGAATATGATCCAAAAATAGTGAAAAAACGTCAAACAGATATTACCGGTATAGAAGAACATATAATTTCGATGTATGCCAAAGGTATGACAACAAGAGATATCCAGGCCCACATGGAATCTTTATACGGCCTTGAGTTTTCAGCTGAGGCAATCAGTAGGATTACAGATAAAGTTCTTGAAAGAGCAAAAGAGTGGCAAAATAGACCCTTAGAGCCAATTTATGCAATTGTATTCCTTGATGCATTATTTTACAAGATGCGACTTGATGGTGTTATAAAAAACGTAGCAGTTTACGCAATAATAGGCATTACTCTTGAAGGTAAAAAAGAATGCCTTGGTATATGGATAATGGAGACTGAATCAGCGAAATTTTGGTTGTCAGTACTAAACGAACTTAAGAACAGAGGTGTTGAAGATGTTCTTATATTCAGTATAGACGGTTTACCAGGTTTAAATGAAGCTATCAGGGCGGTATATCCAGAATCTGAAATTCAACGATGTATAGTTCATCAGGTAAGAAACTCTCTGAAGTTTGTATCTTATAAAGACAGGAAAGAATTAGCGAGGGGCTTAAAGGCCATTTATACATCTCCAACGGAAGAAACTGGAAGAATTGAATTAGATAGATTAAATGAAAAATGGGGAAAGAAGTATCCAAACGTAATAAAATCATGGGAAACCAATTGGTTGGAACTTTCAACGTTATTTAAATATCCACCAGAAGTTAGGAAGCTTATTTATACTACTAATCCTATAGAGAGTTTTAATAGTAAATTGAAGAAGGTCACTAAAAATCGAGGGGTATTTCCTACAGAGGAATCATTGTTTAAATTGCTGTATTTAGCGATAAATGACATATCAAGTAAATGGAATGGCAGGATAAGGGATTGGTCAAAAATATATCCGCAATTGTATATTTACTTTCAGGAAAGGATTGACAGGTTTACGAATGGTTAA
- a CDS encoding DUF1566 domain-containing protein — MRILYFLTLLSLLILVGCGGSTSSDNVTTSDNTTAIVSNAEYRIVATGQTECYDTDGNVIDCPQAGESLYGQDAQFIKNEFSFNDLGNGLVQDLNTGLIWQQSPTSQTFTWENVVNYCNSLTLGGYDDWRVPSAKELFSLSNFSEGWPYIDTKYFELASGNITKDEQYWTSNYYVGTTVEGGEDAAFGVNFVTGHIKAYSAKATGPIGEKYVRCVRGNAYGNNNFIDNLDGTITDNATSLMWSQTDFGPFDWEEALQFAYDSNYAGYTDWRLPAL, encoded by the coding sequence ATGAGAATATTGTATTTTTTGACTTTACTGAGTTTGTTAATATTAGTCGGTTGTGGAGGCTCTACAAGTAGTGATAATGTAACAACCTCTGATAACACTACAGCCATAGTTAGTAATGCCGAATACAGAATAGTTGCTACAGGTCAAACTGAGTGTTACGATACAGATGGCAATGTAATTGATTGCCCGCAGGCTGGAGAAAGCTTGTATGGGCAAGACGCACAATTTATTAAAAATGAATTTAGTTTTAATGACCTTGGCAATGGTCTTGTTCAGGATTTAAATACAGGGTTAATTTGGCAACAAAGTCCCACATCCCAAACATTTACTTGGGAAAATGTAGTGAATTACTGCAATTCTCTCACTTTGGGCGGTTATGACGACTGGCGTGTCCCGAGTGCCAAAGAATTGTTTTCACTAAGTAATTTTTCTGAAGGTTGGCCATATATAGATACAAAATATTTTGAATTGGCAAGTGGTAATATAACAAAAGACGAGCAGTATTGGACGTCAAATTACTATGTTGGCACTACAGTTGAAGGTGGTGAAGATGCTGCATTTGGAGTGAATTTTGTTACAGGGCATATAAAAGCTTATTCGGCAAAGGCAACAGGTCCTATTGGAGAAAAGTACGTAAGGTGTGTCAGAGGTAATGCGTATGGCAATAACAATTTTATAGATAATTTAGATGGCACGATTACAGATAATGCGACTTCTCTAATGTGGTCGCAAACAGACTTTGGCCCGTTTGATTGGGAAGAGGCTTTACAATTTGCTTACGATTCCAATTATGCGGGCTATACGGACTGGCGACTTCCGGCTCTGTAA
- a CDS encoding FAD-binding protein codes for MDKSNQQPSVNRRQFLTLAGAGAVLASLTAMGIPMGLAENKTEINAENINSIIFATDVLVIGSGMAGLFAAVKAHDNGAKVLMVSKGRLGSSGQTPFAKGIFTFDEKNSKVSLEQFVSMVSRSALNSNNKAYTRQMALNSKECVEELKGWGFFDSSLCYNSFKKPLADRKIEIKERIMITHLIKENGKIAGAAGFGLDDEQVYFFNAKSVILATGAGGFKPNGFPIRDLTHDGSIMAYNIGARITGKEWNDGHIARAHNPAACYDGWHGMFEKKPSVTSVEIHHDLGVDINYLVYIKGAPVVMGPPGEDNFKILGGPYVPEEFKRRVPPENDNRPPLRDGKKFGGNPQDRKGPPGMNGISVGGASAGMSIHKSEGLVPLNELCETDIPGLYAAGDALGSHMSGGIYTQVGSSLAGSAVQGAVAGKEAANYSKKHNLQQISKSKLLEIKNEILAPLKRDSGYSPAWITQTLQGIIIPNFVLYIKKESLLRAALAYVEELKEHYLPMIIAKDIHELRLAHETKNMIISAEMKLRASMFRKESRLSHFRLDYPEIDNKNWQVWINIYKGADGQMKLEKQPFGFWPDGRKIV; via the coding sequence ATGGATAAATCAAATCAACAACCCTCAGTTAACAGAAGACAATTTTTAACCTTAGCGGGAGCAGGTGCGGTATTGGCTTCCCTCACAGCTATGGGTATCCCCATGGGATTGGCAGAGAATAAAACGGAAATAAATGCCGAAAATATTAACAGTATAATATTTGCAACGGATGTTTTGGTTATTGGCAGTGGTATGGCTGGACTATTTGCTGCTGTTAAAGCTCATGATAACGGGGCAAAAGTGTTGATGGTTTCAAAAGGGAGACTTGGCTCGTCAGGACAAACCCCTTTTGCAAAAGGTATTTTTACCTTTGATGAAAAAAATAGTAAGGTTAGTTTAGAGCAGTTTGTAAGTATGGTGTCACGTTCTGCACTTAATTCAAACAACAAGGCATACACAAGACAAATGGCATTAAATTCCAAAGAGTGTGTTGAGGAATTAAAAGGGTGGGGATTTTTTGACTCTTCACTTTGTTATAATTCTTTTAAAAAGCCACTTGCTGACAGAAAAATTGAAATTAAAGAACGTATTATGATTACCCATTTGATTAAAGAAAATGGTAAAATCGCTGGCGCAGCGGGTTTTGGGCTTGACGATGAGCAAGTATATTTTTTTAATGCAAAAAGCGTGATTTTAGCTACTGGTGCCGGAGGATTCAAACCAAACGGATTCCCGATTCGCGACCTTACCCATGACGGTAGTATTATGGCTTACAATATAGGTGCACGAATCACGGGTAAAGAGTGGAATGACGGACATATTGCTCGGGCTCATAATCCCGCAGCCTGTTATGACGGATGGCATGGGATGTTTGAGAAAAAACCTTCTGTTACCAGTGTGGAGATTCATCACGATTTGGGAGTAGATATTAATTATTTGGTATATATAAAAGGTGCTCCTGTGGTTATGGGACCTCCTGGGGAAGATAATTTTAAAATTTTAGGTGGTCCATACGTACCTGAAGAATTTAAAAGAAGAGTTCCGCCTGAGAATGATAATCGTCCTCCATTACGTGACGGGAAAAAGTTTGGAGGCAACCCTCAGGATAGAAAAGGCCCTCCGGGAATGAATGGAATATCAGTAGGCGGGGCATCGGCAGGTATGTCTATTCATAAGTCTGAAGGTTTAGTCCCTCTTAATGAGCTTTGTGAAACCGATATACCTGGACTTTATGCAGCTGGAGATGCCCTTGGCTCTCATATGTCAGGCGGTATTTATACTCAAGTTGGTTCATCTCTTGCCGGCTCCGCAGTACAAGGGGCAGTAGCCGGAAAGGAAGCGGCAAATTATTCTAAAAAGCATAATTTGCAGCAAATTTCCAAATCAAAGCTGCTTGAGATTAAAAATGAAATCTTAGCTCCTCTGAAAAGAGATTCAGGCTATAGCCCGGCTTGGATAACACAGACGTTACAGGGAATTATAATTCCAAATTTTGTTCTTTATATTAAAAAAGAAAGTCTTCTTAGAGCGGCTTTGGCTTATGTGGAAGAGCTGAAGGAACATTACCTGCCAATGATTATTGCCAAAGATATCCATGAATTAAGACTTGCACACGAAACAAAGAATATGATTATTAGTGCAGAAATGAAATTACGTGCATCAATGTTTCGCAAAGAAAGTCGCCTCAGTCACTTCAGACTCGATTATCCGGAGATTGATAATAAAAATTGGCAAGTTTGGATTAATATTTATAAAGGTGCGGATGGACAGATGAAGCTTGAAAAACAGCCGTTTGGATTTTGGCCGGACGGGAGAAAGATTGTATAA
- a CDS encoding ferric reductase-like transmembrane domain-containing protein: MKAFVNKYNYLTKLIFFMGITIMLYYLQNFPRRSIMKEAISLLTVLSFTFMAAQFYFTRAFRDIECKGKMSHVVTIHKITGYIFSVLLVFHPFLIVLPRYFEGGIKPQDAFLQIITTLNNKALIAGMIAWFILIILGITSFLREKFFSSYINWRWFHGGLSLIFIGFTIYHAVSLGRHFNLFMSMFYILLIFCGVAVLLRMYVSDKYKKEGLKNG, from the coding sequence ATGAAAGCATTTGTTAATAAGTATAATTATCTGACTAAGCTTATATTTTTTATGGGGATAACAATTATGCTATATTATCTGCAGAATTTTCCTCGCAGAAGTATTATGAAAGAAGCAATTTCTCTGCTAACAGTTTTGTCATTCACTTTTATGGCAGCACAATTTTATTTTACACGTGCATTTAGAGATATTGAGTGCAAAGGCAAAATGAGTCATGTTGTAACTATTCATAAAATAACAGGATATATTTTTTCTGTTCTATTAGTTTTTCATCCGTTTTTAATAGTATTGCCAAGATACTTTGAAGGGGGGATAAAGCCTCAGGATGCCTTTTTACAGATTATTACAACTTTAAATAATAAAGCTTTAATAGCAGGTATGATTGCTTGGTTTATCTTAATAATTTTAGGCATAACTTCATTTTTACGGGAAAAATTCTTTTCAAGTTATATCAATTGGCGATGGTTTCACGGAGGTTTGTCGCTAATTTTTATTGGGTTTACAATCTACCACGCAGTAAGCCTTGGACGCCATTTTAATCTTTTTATGAGTATGTTTTACATTTTGCTAATTTTTTGTGGCGTAGCTGTATTACTGAGAATGTATGTTTCGGATAAATATAAAAAAGAAGGATTGAAAAATGGATAA
- a CDS encoding 4Fe-4S binding protein — protein sequence MAIKFISGCIGCKTCIKTCPTDVIRISKESGKAIIKYPEDCQICHLCRLYCPVDAITITPEKSIPVIVSWG from the coding sequence ATGGCAATTAAATTTATCAGCGGATGTATAGGTTGTAAGACCTGCATTAAAACTTGTCCTACTGATGTTATACGCATTAGTAAGGAAAGCGGAAAAGCAATAATAAAATATCCGGAAGATTGTCAAATATGTCATTTATGCAGATTATATTGCCCGGTAGACGCTATTACCATCACACCTGAAAAATCTATTCCTGTTATAGTATCTTGGGGTTAG
- a CDS encoding RNA polymerase sigma factor: MLLNFKEVVETHQEKVRNICFRYVKDVQDAEDLAQEVFMQVYESFEQFRNEAELSTWIYRIAVNKSIDFNRKKVRKKRFGQIVSLFGFKEEGEIMIADKGKEPHKKIEDEERKKILQEAIDKLPDNQKTVIILNKYEGFKNKEIAEIMKISVSAVDSLMHRAKKNLHDMLYKYYDGRVLNI; this comes from the coding sequence GTGTTGTTGAATTTTAAAGAAGTTGTTGAAACGCATCAGGAAAAAGTAAGAAATATATGCTTCAGATATGTAAAAGATGTCCAGGATGCTGAAGATTTGGCTCAAGAGGTTTTTATGCAGGTATATGAGTCTTTTGAACAATTTAGAAATGAAGCGGAGTTGTCTACATGGATATATCGTATAGCAGTGAATAAATCCATAGATTTTAACCGCAAAAAAGTAAGGAAAAAACGTTTTGGACAAATTGTTTCTTTGTTTGGCTTTAAAGAGGAAGGGGAAATTATGATTGCAGATAAAGGGAAAGAGCCACATAAAAAAATTGAAGATGAAGAAAGAAAAAAAATCTTGCAAGAAGCAATTGATAAGCTGCCTGATAACCAAAAGACTGTCATAATACTCAATAAATACGAAGGTTTTAAAAACAAAGAGATTGCCGAAATTATGAAAATTTCAGTTTCTGCAGTGGATTCTTTGATGCACAGAGCCAAGAAAAACCTGCATGATATGCTGTATAAATATTATGATGGCAGAGTCTTAAACATTTAA